Proteins found in one Brachypodium distachyon strain Bd21 chromosome 5, Brachypodium_distachyon_v3.0, whole genome shotgun sequence genomic segment:
- the LOC100824043 gene encoding uncharacterized protein LOC100824043: MPQLAGSGQSRSKVVAFAGSDADAQCNINTASAHADYADGWGELRRISWAWSGLAGAVLERAGSTKGSSNPKTTAAAKEETRSKGAPRPRRLPAMVIGVLPAGKLVVEQRRSPAPGRGWRRPAGGARVFASEAVETTEPVSPKVSCFGAVRSEAESRPTAPAPAPRGEDARSGCWASVASALRALCRTDDNGPEGEIWASELSTATALEYLESPTKVAVLSPPRTVLGLGEVKRLASRRWPDGMAGDGRCPPV; the protein is encoded by the coding sequence ATGCCACAGCTCGCTGGTAGCGGCCAGTCAAGGTCCAAGGTCGTCGCGTTCGCGGgctccgacgccgacgcccAATGCAATATTAACACCGCCAGCGCCCACGCGGACTACGCGGACGGCTGGGGAGAGTTGCGCCGGATTAGCTGGGCCTGGTCCGGGCTGGCCGGCGCCGTGCTGGAGCGGGCCGGGTCTACCAAGGGAAGCTCCAACCCCAagaccacggcggcggcgaaagAGGAGACGCGCAGCAAGGGCGcgccgaggccgaggaggcTGCCGGCCATGGTCATCGGCGTTCTGCCCGCGGGCAAGTTGGTCGTGGAGCAGCGGCGCTCCCCAGCTCCAGGCCGCGGCTGGCGCCGGCCCGCGGGAGGGGCCAGGGTCTTCGCgagcgaggccgtggagaCGACGGAGCCCGTGTCCCCGAAGGTGTCGTGCTTTGGGGCTGTACGGTCCGAGGCCGAGAGCCGTCCGAcggcgcctgcgccggcaCCGCGTGGGGAAGACGCGCGGAGCGGGTGCTGGGCGAGTGTCGCTTCCGCgctccgtgccttgtgccgcaCCGACGACAATGGTCCCGAAGGTGAAATTTGGGCGAGTGAGTTATCGACGGCCACGGCGTTGGAGTACTTAGAGTCACCGACGAAAGTGGCCGTTctgtcgccgccgcgcacggTTTTGGGGCTGGGAGAAGTGAAGCGCCTTGCttcgcggcggtggccggacGGCATGGCAGGAGATGGGCGGTGCCCGCCGGTTTGA